From the Sphingomonas suaedae genome, one window contains:
- a CDS encoding tannase/feruloyl esterase family alpha/beta hydrolase: MKGTPCIAVLAATALWTVPNVAHAQARKPAPDAAARCAALAGLNLRDTTIASAVLVPAKPAEATIAGDVPGYRSFCRVVARVRSEPGSDIGVELWLPVQGWTGVFHGNGSGGFAGTFALGYSGMVEGLRRGFATATTDAGTAPATPLEGDALIGQPRKWRDWGRLSTHVMTTTGKAITRAFYGQDPRRSYYTGCSTGGQMGLIEAFHYPEDYDGILVGAPVMNRTWGHAAVLWNYAAANRAPGRLLSEAKLKLLNNAAIATCWRQGHALAGDRFISDPMRCTFDPQVLQCTGAVSDSCLTPGEVATARAFYSGPTDRDGKPSYHGWLPGSEMPDTFGWSFLQKPIADQPPFGALFKWVFGPNWDWKGFDFDRDMPLVDARLGAIVNDATRGSLAPFAARGGKLIVFHGLADTLVPPGQSVAFFDRKAAQMGDASKLSDSARLFLAPGMMHCGGGTGPDAFNTTLGIPPRPPSDDARHDLFSALIAWADKGEAPDRVVATKFDTEEPGRIDMQRPLCPYPQRAVYRGIGSTAAVSSFRCETPSDR; encoded by the coding sequence ATGAAGGGCACCCCTTGCATCGCCGTGCTCGCCGCGACTGCGCTCTGGACCGTTCCGAATGTGGCGCACGCCCAGGCGCGCAAACCGGCCCCTGACGCCGCCGCGCGCTGCGCCGCGCTCGCGGGCCTGAATCTGCGCGATACGACCATCGCCAGCGCGGTGCTGGTGCCCGCCAAGCCCGCAGAAGCAACGATCGCGGGGGATGTTCCCGGCTATCGCAGCTTCTGTCGCGTCGTCGCGCGCGTGCGGTCCGAGCCCGGCTCCGACATCGGCGTCGAGCTGTGGCTGCCGGTGCAGGGCTGGACCGGCGTGTTCCACGGCAATGGCAGCGGCGGGTTCGCCGGCACCTTTGCGCTCGGCTATTCGGGCATGGTGGAGGGGCTGCGGCGTGGCTTTGCGACCGCCACGACCGATGCGGGAACCGCCCCCGCCACGCCACTTGAAGGCGATGCGCTGATCGGTCAGCCGCGCAAATGGCGAGACTGGGGACGCCTCTCGACTCATGTGATGACCACGACCGGCAAGGCGATCACCCGGGCATTTTACGGGCAGGATCCCAGGCGCTCCTATTACACGGGCTGCTCGACCGGCGGCCAGATGGGGCTGATCGAAGCGTTCCATTACCCCGAGGATTATGACGGCATTCTGGTGGGCGCGCCGGTCATGAACCGAACCTGGGGCCACGCCGCCGTGCTGTGGAACTATGCCGCCGCGAACCGCGCGCCCGGCCGCCTGCTTTCCGAAGCCAAGCTCAAGCTGCTCAACAACGCCGCGATCGCGACGTGCTGGCGGCAGGGTCACGCGTTGGCGGGCGATCGCTTCATCTCCGACCCGATGAGGTGCACGTTCGATCCGCAGGTTCTACAGTGTACCGGCGCAGTGTCGGACAGTTGCCTGACGCCAGGCGAGGTCGCGACCGCGCGCGCCTTCTATTCCGGGCCGACCGACCGCGATGGTAAGCCCAGCTATCATGGCTGGCTGCCGGGCAGCGAGATGCCCGATACCTTCGGCTGGTCCTTCCTGCAAAAGCCGATCGCCGACCAGCCGCCCTTCGGCGCGCTGTTCAAATGGGTATTCGGCCCCAATTGGGACTGGAAGGGCTTCGATTTCGACCGCGACATGCCGCTCGTCGATGCGCGGCTCGGCGCAATCGTCAACGACGCCACACGCGGCAGCCTCGCGCCCTTCGCGGCACGTGGCGGCAAGCTGATCGTCTTTCACGGACTTGCCGACACCCTTGTCCCGCCGGGTCAGTCGGTCGCGTTCTTTGACCGCAAAGCCGCGCAGATGGGCGACGCCAGCAAACTCTCGGACAGCGCGCGCCTGTTCCTCGCGCCGGGCATGATGCATTGCGGCGGCGGCACCGGCCCCGACGCGTTCAACACCACGCTCGGCATCCCGCCAAGGCCGCCGTCCGACGATGCGCGGCACGATCTGTTCTCTGCGCTGATCGCCTGGGCCGACAAGGGCGAGGCACCCGATCGTGTCGTCGCAACCAAATTCGATACGGAGGAACCGGGCAGGATCGACATGCAGCGGCCGCTCTGCCCCTATCCGCAGCGGGCGGTGTATCGCGGAATCGGATCGACGGCCGCGGTGAGCAGCTTCCGGTGCGAGACACCGTCCGACCGGTGA
- a CDS encoding 3-hydroxyacyl-CoA dehydrogenase family protein, protein MKAGVVGAGLMGAEIALVFALSGHRVALHDRSEEALARAIARLRGVLDKGVARGAYAGAAADDALTRIVPVTSLDAMRDCAIVTEAVYEALEAKADVLRGLDQICAPSCIFATNTSTLPISTLAAFLTPERRGRFIGTHYFSPVSRMQLVEVISGFATGKAVADEVVSLMTDIGKRPVRVRDVAGFAVNRMLHALLIEAVKLVEEGVATPADLDMACRLGLGHPIGPFAMMDIVTSDLCLQVQGILHDAYGERFRPPALLKRRVAAGLGGGKGRTGWIDTE, encoded by the coding sequence TTGAAGGCCGGGGTGGTCGGCGCGGGCCTGATGGGGGCCGAGATCGCCCTGGTGTTCGCCCTGTCGGGACATCGCGTCGCGCTGCACGATCGAAGCGAAGAGGCGCTGGCCCGCGCCATCGCGCGGTTGCGCGGCGTGCTGGACAAGGGCGTGGCGCGCGGGGCCTATGCGGGTGCAGCGGCCGATGACGCGCTGACGCGGATCGTGCCGGTCACCAGCCTCGACGCCATGCGCGACTGCGCTATCGTGACGGAAGCGGTGTATGAGGCGCTCGAGGCCAAGGCGGATGTACTGCGCGGGCTGGATCAAATCTGCGCGCCGTCCTGCATTTTCGCGACCAACACCTCGACGCTGCCGATCTCGACCCTCGCCGCGTTCCTGACCCCGGAGCGGCGCGGGCGGTTCATCGGCACCCACTATTTCTCGCCGGTGTCGCGAATGCAACTCGTCGAAGTCATTTCCGGCTTCGCGACCGGCAAGGCCGTCGCGGACGAAGTGGTTTCGTTGATGACCGATATCGGCAAGCGGCCGGTGCGCGTCCGCGACGTTGCCGGCTTTGCGGTCAACCGGATGCTCCACGCGCTGCTGATCGAAGCGGTCAAGCTGGTCGAGGAGGGCGTCGCGACGCCCGCCGACCTCGATATGGCGTGCCGCCTCGGCCTGGGCCACCCGATCGGCCCTTTCGCGATGATGGATATCGTCACGTCGGACCTTTGCCTTCAGGTACAGGGCATCCTGCACGACGCCTATGGCGAGCGGTTCCGCCCGCCCGCGCTGTTGAAGCGGCGCGTTGCTGCGGGGCTTGGCGGCGGCAAGGGCCGGACGGGCTGGATCGACACAGAATAA
- a CDS encoding spinster family MFS transporter, which translates to MDRKGSTPMAINQTLPQQGDADTVRNGKGGFVLGMLCCVYVLNFLDRQLVSILAKPIQDGLQITDSQLGYLTGFYFALFYCFIAIPIGWLADRSNRVKILSLACGLWSGATVACGMAGNYGQLAAARMAVGVGEAGGVPPSYAIISDTFPREQRGTAMGIFNLGPPIGSALGVAFGASLAAAYDWRVPFYVVGAIGILTAILVYFLVPEPVRGRFDPPPVLDAGVPRPSFGRAIIGFFGNKLLAVAALASGAANFITYGLANFATLLLMREKGMTLEEVAIWYALAVGLGMGTGIFVSGKLIDRFAVRNKAAYATIPALSLVLALPFFLGFAAADRWEVALALLFVPLFLNSFFLPATVTFVQSEVAPDARVISGALLLLVMNLVGLGLGPTFVGIASDFFRADYGGHSLRMAFYALAPMYLIAALLFLWLARLIKRSSATGVA; encoded by the coding sequence ATGGATAGGAAGGGATCGACGCCGATGGCGATCAACCAGACGCTGCCGCAGCAGGGGGATGCAGATACCGTCCGAAACGGCAAGGGCGGCTTCGTGCTGGGGATGCTGTGCTGCGTCTATGTGCTCAACTTCCTCGATCGCCAGCTGGTTTCGATCCTCGCCAAGCCGATTCAGGACGGTCTGCAGATCACCGACAGCCAGCTTGGCTATCTCACCGGCTTCTATTTCGCACTCTTCTATTGCTTCATCGCCATTCCCATCGGCTGGCTCGCGGACCGGTCGAACCGGGTAAAGATCCTGTCGCTCGCCTGCGGACTGTGGAGCGGCGCGACCGTCGCCTGCGGCATGGCGGGCAATTACGGTCAGCTCGCTGCCGCGCGGATGGCAGTTGGCGTGGGCGAGGCGGGCGGCGTCCCGCCATCCTATGCGATCATCTCCGACACCTTTCCGCGCGAGCAGCGCGGCACGGCGATGGGCATCTTCAACCTCGGCCCGCCGATCGGGTCGGCGTTGGGCGTCGCCTTCGGCGCGTCGCTCGCCGCCGCCTATGACTGGCGTGTGCCCTTCTACGTCGTCGGCGCGATCGGTATACTCACCGCCATCCTCGTCTATTTCCTCGTGCCCGAGCCGGTGCGCGGCCGTTTCGATCCCCCGCCTGTGCTCGACGCCGGCGTGCCCAGGCCCAGCTTCGGCCGGGCGATCATCGGCTTCTTCGGCAACAAGCTGCTCGCGGTCGCAGCACTCGCCAGCGGCGCCGCCAATTTCATCACCTATGGTCTGGCCAACTTCGCCACGCTGTTGCTGATGCGTGAAAAAGGCATGACGCTCGAAGAGGTCGCGATCTGGTACGCGCTCGCCGTCGGCCTCGGCATGGGCACTGGCATCTTCGTATCGGGCAAGCTGATCGATCGCTTCGCCGTCCGGAACAAGGCGGCCTATGCCACCATACCGGCGCTGTCGCTCGTGCTCGCGCTGCCCTTCTTCCTCGGCTTCGCAGCGGCGGACCGGTGGGAGGTGGCGCTCGCGCTTCTGTTCGTCCCGCTGTTCCTCAATTCTTTTTTCCTCCCCGCGACGGTCACCTTCGTCCAGAGCGAGGTGGCGCCGGACGCACGGGTGATCTCCGGCGCCTTGCTGTTGCTCGTCATGAACCTTGTCGGCCTCGGCCTTGGCCCGACCTTTGTCGGCATCGCGAGCGACTTCTTCCGCGCCGATTATGGCGGCCATTCGCTGCGGATGGCCTTTTACGCGCTGGCGCCGATGTATCTCATCGCCGCCCTGCTCTTCCTGTGGCTCGCCCGGCTGATCAAGCGATCGTCGGCGACCGGCGTGGCGTGA
- a CDS encoding acetoacetate--CoA ligase, whose protein sequence is MTGASVSPVQPVPQIRLYRDWLAQTHGRTFASFEALHRWSVEDLDGFWRSIWAFDGIESPTPFTAVLSDDAMPGARWFEGAQVNYARHVFRHVDAADAAGQPAIIALDERGGSVTFSWAELRRQTAALALALRARGIAPGDRVAAYLPNIPAAVIGLLACASIGAIWTLCSPDMGTNAVLDRWRQTTPKALIAVDGVFYAGKALDRAAAVEELRAQLPSIESVFRVASGCAVGDVPGAIEFATTISRDDDAVAAFEPEWLPFDHPLWILYSSGTTGLPKAIVHGHGGVLIATAAGRLHFDLGPSYGPNNFGERFHWYSASGWVMWNIQVGGLLSGTTICLFDGSPSGTKADPDWTRLWDFAAASGVTWFGAGAAFFASCRKAGVDIMRIPGIAHIRALGSTGSPLPPDVQRWGSAQFAQLGRPDIWWCNVSGGTEIAAAFMAGNPELPDTPGRLQCRHLGAAIEAWDEQGRPVVDEVGELVCTRPFPSMPLYFWGDADGSRYHDSYFATWPGVWRHGDWLTIGSDGSCTISGRSDATINRHGVRMGTAEIYAAVDQLPQVADTMLIDLETAQGDSQLILFVVPTEGCAVDAAMETAIAAAIRTRLSPRFVPDRVIAAPGIPRTLSGKKQELPIKRLFAGWPVEKVVSPDATATPEVLPWYIEQAHQWRQRVSDACVGAVS, encoded by the coding sequence ATGACCGGTGCCAGCGTGTCCCCCGTCCAGCCCGTGCCGCAGATCCGGCTCTATCGCGACTGGCTGGCGCAGACGCACGGTCGAACCTTTGCGAGCTTCGAGGCGCTGCATCGGTGGTCGGTGGAGGATCTCGACGGGTTCTGGCGCAGTATCTGGGCGTTTGACGGCATCGAATCGCCGACGCCCTTCACCGCCGTCCTGAGCGACGACGCGATGCCGGGCGCGCGCTGGTTTGAGGGCGCGCAGGTCAATTACGCGCGGCACGTGTTTAGGCATGTAGATGCGGCGGACGCGGCGGGGCAGCCGGCGATCATCGCACTGGACGAGCGCGGCGGCAGCGTGACATTCAGCTGGGCCGAGCTGCGGCGGCAGACGGCGGCGCTGGCGCTGGCGCTGCGCGCACGCGGGATCGCGCCGGGGGATCGCGTCGCGGCCTATCTGCCCAATATCCCGGCGGCGGTGATCGGACTGCTCGCCTGTGCCAGCATCGGCGCCATCTGGACCCTGTGCTCGCCAGACATGGGCACCAATGCGGTGTTGGATCGGTGGCGCCAGACCACGCCCAAGGCGCTGATCGCGGTCGACGGTGTCTTCTATGCGGGCAAGGCGCTGGATCGCGCGGCAGCCGTGGAGGAATTGCGCGCGCAACTCCCCAGTATCGAAAGCGTCTTCCGCGTCGCGAGCGGCTGTGCCGTGGGTGACGTACCGGGTGCCATCGAGTTTGCCACCACCATTTCGCGCGACGACGACGCCGTCGCCGCGTTCGAGCCGGAATGGCTGCCGTTCGATCATCCGCTGTGGATCCTCTATTCCAGCGGCACTACCGGACTGCCCAAGGCGATCGTTCACGGCCATGGCGGCGTGCTGATCGCGACTGCGGCCGGGCGGCTACACTTCGACCTTGGCCCCAGTTACGGGCCCAATAATTTCGGCGAACGCTTCCATTGGTACAGCGCCAGCGGCTGGGTGATGTGGAACATCCAGGTCGGCGGGCTGCTCAGCGGCACGACCATCTGCCTGTTCGACGGATCGCCGAGCGGGACCAAGGCGGATCCCGACTGGACGCGGCTGTGGGACTTCGCAGCGGCCAGCGGGGTTACCTGGTTCGGTGCCGGAGCGGCCTTTTTCGCCAGTTGCCGCAAGGCCGGGGTCGACATCATGCGCATCCCAGGGATCGCGCATATTCGCGCGCTGGGCAGCACCGGGTCGCCGCTGCCCCCCGATGTGCAGCGCTGGGGCAGTGCGCAATTCGCGCAGCTTGGGCGTCCCGACATCTGGTGGTGCAATGTCAGCGGCGGAACCGAGATTGCCGCCGCCTTCATGGCCGGCAATCCCGAACTGCCCGACACGCCGGGCCGTCTGCAATGCCGTCACCTCGGCGCGGCGATCGAGGCGTGGGACGAGCAGGGCAGGCCGGTCGTGGATGAAGTGGGCGAGCTGGTCTGTACGCGCCCGTTCCCGAGTATGCCGCTCTATTTCTGGGGCGACGCGGATGGCAGCCGTTACCATGATTCCTATTTCGCGACCTGGCCCGGCGTGTGGCGGCACGGCGACTGGCTGACGATCGGCAGCGACGGCAGCTGCACCATCTCCGGCCGCAGTGATGCGACGATCAACCGGCACGGGGTCCGCATGGGCACGGCGGAAATCTATGCCGCGGTCGACCAGCTGCCTCAGGTCGCCGACACGATGCTGATCGATCTCGAAACCGCGCAGGGGGACAGCCAGCTGATCCTGTTCGTCGTCCCGACCGAGGGATGTGCGGTGGATGCGGCGATGGAGACGGCGATCGCGGCGGCGATCCGTACCCGCCTGTCGCCGCGCTTCGTGCCCGATCGCGTGATCGCCGCGCCCGGCATCCCGCGCACCTTGTCCGGCAAGAAGCAGGAGCTGCCGATCAAGCGCCTGTTTGCCGGCTGGCCGGTCGAGAAGGTGGTCAGTCCCGACGCCACCGCCACGCCGGAGGTGCTGCCCTGGTACATTGAGCAGGCGCATCAATGGCGGCAGCGTGTATCGGATGCCTGCGTCGGAGCGGTCTCTTGA